TTTTATTGCTAAAAATTTATTGAGATCGTTTAGTTTTCATGTAAAGCAGTGATCTTGTATGTAGGAATGAGATCAATAAACCAATCTTATGTGCTTTCTGCACAGACATCAGTTACTGTCTTTGCTTATAAAGCGTTgcttgatcttttcaacttgtaaTAATGCTTTTATGGTTGTAACCGTTGCAGATATTGAAAATTGTGAACCATAAAAGTGTTAGAGGACTTAGTCTTATAGCCTTTGAGCTTGAAGTAGTTGGTTATACCATTGCTTTGGCGTATTGCCTTCACAACGGACTACCCTTTTCTGCTTATGGGGAGTTGGTATTTCTTTTGATCCAAGGTAAATCTAGCCTCTCTTTTTTTCTGTTGTTGTTACTGTGAACTTTGCTTGCGAGTAGAAGAATTTAAATATTCCTGGTGATCTCTTTAAAAAGATAATGGGAACTGGAGTCATGTTTCCTATTGACTGTTAGCTTTGGATGATATGCCATTGGTGCATGCTAATGAAagcatgatttgatttgatttgttttgtgtaacatgcatgttaatttcttgctgtcacaAACTAGTTTCATGTTGCCTTACTCCCATTTTCCCCTGCTGCTTTGCGTCTTGTGGTACATGTGCATGCTTGTGGATAAATTAGAAGTAGAATTTGAGAAATTAATATGCCATGCGGGCATTATAATTGAAACCAATCCGTATATTTCCCGAACTTGTTAAGCATTCTATTTCAAAGATATGGTAGCAAACTTCATATCTTCACATCTTAACAaacattttctttttggtttGTTTGGGTTTTTTCACCTTCATGCATCCTTTTATATTCGATAAAGCCAATATTGCATCTTGAAAATGTTTGATCTGATTTTTCTTCTGTTACAGCCCTAATCTTAGTTGCTGTTATTTACTACTATTCAAAACCCGTGGGCATCACGACCTGGATCAGGGCACTGCTGTATCCTGCTTGTTTCTCTgttaaattttcctttttccttctgttttttatttttttattttatctgcaGGAAATATGTATGTTCTCTTAACATGATGGTATTTCAGATATTGTGCTGTAGCACCAACAATCTTAGCTGGCCAAATTGATCCTGTTCTTTTTGAAGCTCTATATGTGAGTAGCAtctttcacagtccattttgtATCTTGAAAACATTGTTGAACATGTAGCGTCTTGTGTTCCTTTTTGTCCTTTACCTTGTTTCTGTCATCAACTTATGGTTGTGGGTATACTATTATTAGATCATATTCATCTCTTAATATTTAGATTTTAGAAGCTTTAATATGGCTTTGCAAGGCTAACACTAATAATGTGGACATAACCTGCTACAGGCATCCCAGCATGCAATATTCTTCTTTGCCAGGGTGCCACAAATATGGAAGAACTTTTCTGTAAGTATAACTTGAATTccatattgaattttttatcccGCTCTTGAACTGTacaaatttttccataaatttccaTATCAATTAGGCAGAAGGAATCTGTAAACCTTTATCTGATATATATTTGACAACCATCACTTGATATGCATAAGGCTTTGATTCTTGTCATTCCCGTTTTTGCATTTGCATGCTTTGTCTGCTCATCATGGGGCTCACTACTCAGGGTTGGTATGAAAGATGGAAATGAGTGaggatgaaaattttgttaatcaaATGGATAAGACTCAGTTACattcttattttgtagcttagcCATTAGATTAACAAATTCTCCATCCTCATTCCTTACTATCCTTCATATTGTGCAAAACCTAAATGCTGTAACAGTTATAACCTGTAAAAAGTAGTTGCTTGTTTTTGCTCAAAGTGATCTACTGTTTTCATTTTGAAAACATAGTGTGTAGAATGATGGGAAATCATCTATATCAGTTCCTGTTGCACAGTTGCATCACGCTAATTTGTGTCAGTTTCCACAACACTTCAGCTTACTTTCTTTTTCATATCCCTCAGCTGTAACTTTGTTCTACTTTTAAGCAATCTGCATATCCTTTTAGCTAATTCTTTAGTTTTGTTAATGAATTATTGTTTGAGCAGAACAAAAGCACTGGGGAGCTCAGTTTCTTAACATGCTTAATGAATGTTGCTGGCTCGCTTGGTAAGTACATATTGTTCACAGAGGTAGTGTTTTTGTAACCAATGGCAAGGCAGAAGCAAAGCTCATTCGATGTGTTTCTGTTGCAGTGAGAGTATTTACCAGCCTCCAGGAAAAAGCACCAGCAATGGGTATCCTTTTTCTATTATACTCGCATATTCTTGAAAGATTTTTATacacttaattaaaacatttccATGATTTCTTGTTTCTTCTATTCTCCATTCTCCTTTGGCTAAATGAGTTATCGGTTATTAGATTTCATAACTGAACTGACTGACTTagcatatattatttttttaattattttaaaagtatttataatataaaatataattttaaaaggaaatttaaaaaataaatcagttAGGTCGGTTAAGTATAGAAACCCGATCAACTTAACTGTAGGTCATTTTAGTCTTCTGTTTTTGGGGGGCATGTGGACTCATCAGTAGACATGGTATGTTATGAAAAACTGCATGACACCGTTGGTTTGATGCATTTGATGCCCTTGACTCCCTTGAAGTTCTTTTGGGCTCTGTACTTGGTATTGCAACAAATGGCGCAGTCCTGAGTCAAATTATTCTGTATTGGAATTCACAAGTCCCGAAGGAGAAGAAAGCAGAGTAAATTGATATCATGTCAGGGTCAGAAGTAGGAGGAGGTTAAGATTGGTGCAGTCGGTGATCATCGGATTATCATCAACTTATAGTTGACACTATGAATTGGCAAATCTTGTAGATGATTCATTTTAGATATTAGTAAATGGGATTGTTCTACTTTTATGTGCTTTCTTTAGTAGTTGACATGAATCATGCTGCATTTGCCTGTTGGTtagtattattttcattttatgttGAATATTTGATATCCATTTGTTTTTAATTACTCTCTCTAACCATATTTTATATTCCCGGTAAAGCAATAGAATAGACCAGATGGAGTGGAGAAGTATTTGAAGCGTGAATTCTATGCCTAGGTAAGTGTTCACCAAGTGTTCGGAACGGTCAAATGGGCTTCAAACAAAGTTCAACCGTTGATTCTCTTTTAAACACCCAGCTGCCACAACCAGGGCATGCCCTTCCCCAGGAGTCAAATGATCATCTAATAGATACTGTTAACACCTTATTATATTTGAGAGGTGATCAACCAATGAATCAGTGGGCCTCTGATTTAACATGTTCTCATTTGGCAAGTTCAATACAACACATACGAGTTGATCATCTCTGCAATATGGAATTCATACACAGCCAAAACCAGAAATTGcaaaagttttcaaaaacataatatgTGAAGTCAATATGCATAAAAAGAATCGGAAACTAAACAAATACACCGATCTAACAAATGTATTAGGGTGCTGCCGTCAAAAGAATATATAGGAAAAAAAGAACATCACTTCTGAAGATGAAGATTCAAATCAACAGCACAAATCATTGAATTTAAATTTCTTCAAACATTGGATCCCATGCTACAAACGCAAAAGAATGTAAACAGTTCGATACGCCGCCTCCTCCAATCCAAATCAACTCTGAGAACTGCCATTACTGTTTCCAAACCTTCTCAGAGTACAAGCCACTAAACTCATCCCACTCAAAAGCCCCAACAACTTATGCGATGTGGATCGGCCAGTGCTGCTGGAAGCAATACTAGGTGCACCAATTTGACTGGCTACCATTGGAGGAAATTCGACTCCATTATCTTGTGCACCACCACCATCACTGGCACTTGCATCCAACTGTTCCCCTGTATCCAAATTAATTACGAGTGATCCTCTATTCGTTCTTAACCATTCCACCCCCTCCGAAGTTACTCCTCTACATTTCTTCACCTTCACTTTAACCAAATTCGGGCAACCACTAGCTAGGGCTTCCATTCCATGGTCTGATACAGGGCAACTCTTAATACAAAGCTTCTTTAAAGCTATGCATTTCAAAGCAATACAAGATATCTCTGCATCACCAACTGTATCACTACCGCATAAAGCTAACCGTTCTAGATTCTGACAATTCGAAGCTAACATTTCCAAACTTATTTTCGTCGGATTAACACCAATAAGAACTAATTCTTGTAAATTAAGGCAAGATTTCGCGACAGCAATTAATCCTTGGTCACCTATTCGATTGGCCTTCCATCCATCAATGTGAAGCTTCCTCAACAATCTACATTTCTCAGCAACAGATCCAAGTCCGACGTTCGTGCACTCTGGAGTCTTAACGAGGTGAAGAATTTCTAGGTTTAAACA
The genomic region above belongs to Gossypium hirsutum isolate 1008001.06 chromosome D05, Gossypium_hirsutum_v2.1, whole genome shotgun sequence and contains:
- the LOC107905602 gene encoding mannose-P-dolichol utilization defect 1 protein homolog 2, which encodes MDYLGIDLSCAIGSLKDGNFPPKDCLLPLISKLLGYAIVAASTTVKLPQILKIVNHKSVRGLSLIAFELEVVGYTIALAYCLHNGLPFSAYGELVFLLIQALILVAVIYYYSKPVGITTWIRALLYCAVAPTILAGQIDPVLFEALYASQHAIFFFARVPQIWKNFSNKSTGELSFLTCLMNVAGSLVRVFTSLQEKAPAMVLLGSVLGIATNGAVLSQIILYWNSQVPKEKKAE